The proteins below come from a single Triticum urartu cultivar G1812 unplaced genomic scaffold, Tu2.1 TuUngrouped_contig_1840, whole genome shotgun sequence genomic window:
- the LOC125526779 gene encoding F-box protein PP2-B10-like, with the protein MERLPAELVSAAFAGTTPRDAGRAAMVSTAFRAAADSDIVWARFLPPLELLAPEPQSKKDMFLRLLDGPVLLRDRLMTMWLGRETFAKCYMLSARNLFIASGHMPQHWSWIPLSDSMFSEGAQLNSVTWLEIRGSIHTDMLTPDSKYGAYLVFKRTQNFSGFNYPIQKATLYFGQIMEYTSPVLLGENWTPPPELGVAQPQRRADGWMEISLGHFHTSGNELYAEMSFSLMETEGEVTQKRGLIVHGIEIRREKSG; encoded by the exons CCGGCACCACGCCACGTGACGCCGGTCGTGCCGCCATGGTCTCCACAGCATTCCGCGCTGCAGCCGACTCCGACATCGTTTGGGCCCGCTTCCTGCCGCCCCTCGAGCTGCTGGCCCCCGAGCCGCAGTCAAAAAAGGACATGTTCTTACGCCTCTTGGACGGCCCCGTCCTCCTCCGAGACAGGCTCATG ACTATGTGGCTGGGCAGGGAGACCTTCGCCAAATGCTACATGCTGTCGGCGAGGAATCTGTTCATCGCGTCGGGCCACATGCCGCAGCACTGGAGCTGGATCCCTCTCTCGGACTCCAT GTTCTCTGAAGGGGCTCAACTAAACAGTGTGACATGGTTGGAAATCCGTGGAAGCATACACACCGACATGCTCACCCCAGACTCCAAGTACGGGGCTTACCTCGTGTTTAAGAGGACCCAAAATTTCAGTGGGTTCAATTATCCAATCCAGAAGGCCACGCTCTACTTTGGACAAATAATGGAATATACCAGTCCGGTTCTCCTTGGTGAGAATTGGACGCCGCCGCCAGAACTGGGTGTAGCTCAGCCTCAGCGCAGAGCCGACGGTTGGATGGAGATATCGCTGGGTCACTTCCACACGAGCGGGAATGAATTATATGCTGAGATGTCCTTCAGCCTGATGGAGACGGAAGGAGAAGTGACACAGAAGCGTGGTCTGATCGTGCATGGCATTGAGATCAGACGTGAGAAATCAGGATGA